The proteins below are encoded in one region of Aeromonas jandaei:
- a CDS encoding AMP-dependent synthetase/ligase, which translates to MSLFDAIAKHARENPQSPALLSSQQRLDYHSLWQQIQHLAGKLQQAGIKRLSLQLDNGLPWALMDLACTKAGIVVIPVPHFFSLEQQEWLLESSGADALVGPAHQGWHAAEPLLLVSGELPLWRRKPASLPALPQGTAKITYTSGTTGQPKGVCLSLASMMAVCESLAERVAPAKVEKHLTLLPLATLLENLTGLYVPLLTGACSRIPSLGELGFTGSSSLNPAMLGEALLRWSTHSLVLVPELLRLLLALCTSTPVLAQQLRGLRFIAVGGGKVAPDLIAHARQLGLPVYEGYGLSECCSVVALNTMGADKPGSVGRPLPHTRVTIGDDGEILVRGSAMLGYLGSDESIPEQIATGDLGRLDEEGYLHITGRKKNVQITAFGRNFSPEWVEAEAQLCPAIARIVVFGDGQPANVALIQPLPGKEAELPQQIEVLNRRLPDYARLHHWLPVALDQHPGLLTANGRVRREETYRQFAQQISQCLATGTTGESS; encoded by the coding sequence GCGCTGCTGAGCAGCCAGCAGCGGCTCGACTACCACAGCCTCTGGCAGCAGATCCAGCATCTGGCTGGCAAGCTGCAGCAAGCTGGCATCAAGCGCCTTTCCCTGCAACTCGACAACGGCTTGCCATGGGCGCTAATGGATCTGGCCTGCACCAAAGCCGGGATCGTGGTCATACCGGTACCCCACTTCTTCAGCCTTGAACAGCAAGAGTGGCTGCTGGAGAGCAGCGGCGCCGATGCGCTGGTTGGCCCGGCCCATCAGGGATGGCACGCTGCCGAGCCGCTCTTGCTGGTCAGCGGCGAACTGCCGCTCTGGCGCCGCAAACCGGCAAGCCTCCCGGCATTGCCACAGGGCACTGCCAAGATCACCTACACCTCCGGCACCACGGGCCAGCCCAAAGGGGTCTGCCTCTCGCTGGCCAGCATGATGGCGGTGTGCGAGTCGTTGGCCGAGCGTGTCGCGCCAGCCAAGGTGGAAAAACACCTCACTCTGCTGCCGCTGGCCACCCTGCTTGAGAACCTCACCGGCCTCTATGTGCCGCTGCTGACCGGTGCCTGCAGCCGCATTCCATCGCTCGGCGAACTCGGCTTCACCGGCTCCAGCTCGCTCAATCCCGCCATGCTGGGGGAGGCGCTGCTGCGCTGGTCAACTCACAGTCTGGTGCTGGTGCCCGAGCTGCTGCGCCTGCTGCTGGCGCTCTGTACCAGTACCCCGGTGCTGGCCCAGCAGCTGCGCGGTCTGCGCTTTATCGCCGTCGGCGGTGGCAAGGTTGCCCCCGATCTTATCGCCCATGCCCGCCAGCTTGGTCTGCCGGTCTACGAGGGATATGGCCTCTCGGAGTGCTGCTCGGTGGTGGCCCTCAACACCATGGGTGCTGACAAGCCGGGCAGCGTTGGCCGCCCCCTGCCCCACACCCGTGTCACCATCGGCGACGATGGCGAGATCCTGGTACGCGGCAGTGCCATGCTGGGGTATCTGGGTAGCGATGAGTCAATCCCCGAGCAGATTGCCACGGGGGATCTGGGCCGCCTCGATGAAGAGGGCTACCTCCACATCACCGGGCGCAAGAAGAATGTCCAGATCACCGCCTTTGGCCGCAACTTCTCCCCCGAGTGGGTCGAGGCTGAAGCCCAGCTCTGCCCCGCCATCGCCCGTATCGTGGTGTTCGGCGATGGCCAGCCCGCCAACGTGGCGCTGATCCAGCCCCTGCCGGGCAAAGAGGCAGAGCTGCCACAACAGATCGAAGTATTGAATCGTCGTCTCCCCGACTACGCCCGCCTGCACCACTGGCTGCCGGTGGCACTCGACCAGCATCCCGGGCTGCTCACCGCCAACGGGCGGGTGCGCCGGGAAGAGACCTATCGCCAGTTTGCCCAACAGATCAGCCAGTGCCTTGCAACCGGCACAACAGGAGAATCCTCATGA
- a CDS encoding TenA family transcriptional regulator, which translates to MSFYQTLQQATATEREHLFKAPIIEACRRGDISRDTYLAFLAQAYYHVHHTVPLLMATGGKLGQEYEWVRGAIAEYIDEEYGHQEWILNDIRACGGDAEAVRHGQPGLPIELMVAFLYDQIQRGNPMGFFGMVQVLEGTSVAIALTVADQLKSGLGLPPQAMSYLSSHGTLDQEHLKFFESLMDKVESPADQAAIIHSTKVVYRLYGEMLYNLTATP; encoded by the coding sequence ATGAGCTTCTATCAGACTCTGCAACAAGCCACTGCCACTGAGCGCGAGCACCTTTTCAAGGCCCCCATCATCGAAGCTTGCCGCCGTGGCGACATCAGTCGCGACACCTATCTCGCCTTTCTGGCGCAGGCCTACTATCACGTGCACCACACTGTCCCGCTGCTGATGGCAACCGGCGGCAAGCTGGGTCAGGAGTATGAGTGGGTACGCGGCGCCATTGCCGAGTACATCGACGAGGAGTACGGCCATCAGGAGTGGATCCTCAATGACATCCGCGCCTGTGGCGGCGATGCCGAGGCGGTGCGTCACGGCCAGCCCGGCCTGCCCATCGAGCTGATGGTCGCCTTCCTCTACGATCAGATCCAGCGGGGCAATCCCATGGGCTTCTTCGGCATGGTACAGGTGCTGGAAGGCACCAGCGTCGCCATCGCCCTCACCGTAGCCGACCAGCTGAAAAGCGGCCTCGGGCTGCCCCCGCAGGCGATGAGCTATCTCAGCTCCCACGGCACCCTGGATCAGGAGCACCTCAAGTTCTTTGAATCCTTGATGGATAAGGTCGAGAGCCCGGCAGATCAGGCCGCCATCATCCACTCCACCAAGGTGGTCTATCGCCTCTACGGCGAGATGCTCTACAACCTCACCGCCACGCCGTGA
- a CDS encoding SDR family oxidoreductase, whose product MKLEGKTVLLTGASGGIGEELAQELAAQGAHLLLHGRRAPALERLCKSLPHPERHQVVIADLGVPHERAKLLQHPTLDNGLDILINNAGCNQFAWLEDQSSEQVERQLLLNIEAPIQLTRALLPRLRKPGIIMNMGSGFGGIGYPGYSVYCATKFALRGFSEALGRELEGSGIKVLHFAPRATRTKLNSEAAYEMNAALGTQTDSPQEVAEAAIIALCNETRRSWLGWPEKLFVRLNALLPGIVDKALAKQLPIIKRYARQQPGMAESSAALQPDLSRPIPTKKEL is encoded by the coding sequence ATGAAACTTGAAGGAAAAACGGTGCTGCTCACCGGCGCCAGCGGCGGGATTGGCGAGGAGCTGGCCCAGGAGCTGGCCGCCCAGGGCGCCCATCTGCTGCTGCACGGCCGCCGCGCCCCGGCACTGGAGCGCCTGTGCAAGTCGCTGCCACACCCCGAGCGCCATCAGGTGGTGATCGCCGACCTTGGCGTGCCCCACGAGCGAGCCAAATTGCTGCAACACCCGACGCTGGATAACGGGCTCGACATCCTGATCAACAATGCCGGCTGCAACCAGTTTGCCTGGTTGGAAGATCAGAGCAGCGAGCAGGTCGAACGCCAGCTGCTGCTCAATATCGAGGCGCCGATCCAGTTGACCCGCGCCCTGCTGCCCCGCCTGCGCAAACCGGGGATCATCATGAACATGGGGTCAGGGTTTGGCGGCATCGGCTACCCGGGCTACAGCGTCTACTGCGCCACCAAGTTCGCCCTGCGCGGCTTTAGCGAGGCGCTGGGGCGGGAGCTGGAGGGCAGCGGCATCAAGGTGCTCCACTTTGCCCCCCGCGCCACCCGTACCAAACTCAACTCCGAAGCGGCCTACGAGATGAATGCGGCGCTCGGCACCCAGACCGACAGCCCGCAGGAGGTAGCCGAAGCGGCCATCATCGCCCTGTGCAACGAGACCCGCCGCAGCTGGCTCGGCTGGCCGGAGAAGCTGTTCGTGCGACTCAATGCCCTGCTGCCCGGCATCGTCGACAAGGCGCTGGCCAAACAGCTGCCCATCATTAAACGCTATGCCCGCCAACAGCCGGGCATGGCCGAGAGCAGCGCGGCGCTGCAGCCCGATCTCTCACGCCCCATCCCGACCAAAAAGGAACTTTGA
- a CDS encoding tetratricopeptide repeat protein, translated as MNVALKSATSCVIALLLGSTCAQAATDALAPIQQQWAVCQYQQSGKGKESCLETLSTQAEAASAKEPFRTDLLIWSAIVKSTWAGAKGGLGALGLVKEAKAKLELAIKQDPKALEGSAYTSLGSLYYQVPGWPVGFGDDEKAEQLLKQALAINPTGIDPNFFYGDFLLDQGRKAEAKTYLDKAMAAPARPGREVADEGRKMEIRERLAKL; from the coding sequence ATGAACGTTGCGCTAAAATCCGCCACCTCCTGCGTCATCGCCCTCCTGCTTGGCTCGACCTGCGCCCAGGCAGCCACAGATGCCCTCGCCCCCATCCAGCAGCAGTGGGCCGTCTGCCAGTACCAGCAGAGCGGCAAAGGGAAAGAGAGCTGCCTCGAAACCCTGAGCACCCAGGCCGAAGCGGCCAGCGCCAAGGAGCCATTTCGCACCGACCTGCTCATCTGGTCGGCCATCGTCAAGAGTACCTGGGCTGGCGCCAAGGGCGGACTGGGGGCGCTGGGGCTGGTGAAAGAGGCCAAGGCCAAGCTGGAGCTGGCCATCAAGCAGGATCCCAAGGCGCTGGAGGGCTCCGCCTACACCAGCCTGGGTTCGCTCTACTATCAGGTACCCGGCTGGCCAGTCGGCTTCGGTGATGACGAGAAAGCGGAGCAGCTGCTCAAGCAGGCGCTGGCCATCAACCCGACCGGCATCGACCCCAACTTCTTCTACGGCGACTTCCTGCTGGATCAGGGGCGCAAGGCTGAGGCCAAAACTTATCTGGACAAGGCGATGGCAGCTCCAGCGCGCCCGGGCCGGGAAGTGGCGGACGAGGGCCGCAAAATGGAGATCCGCGAGCGGCTCGCCAAGCTGTAA
- a CDS encoding response regulator, translating to MRILLVEDDVMLGDGMQDALRHSGYTVDWLQQGLPALTALKSDEFAALILDLNLPDIDGLSLLRKLRREGHQLPVLILTARDALDDRVIGLDAGSDDYMVKPFALQELNARLRALVRRSKGQVQAVLEYGEILIYPEAQQVTYRGEPVKLTPHEYKLLQELISQSGRVLSKEQLQQSLYGWDEGAESNAVEVHIHHLRKKFYSDLIRNIRGVGYIIPQLDQASRSVTR from the coding sequence ATGCGGATCCTGCTGGTTGAAGATGATGTGATGCTGGGTGATGGCATGCAGGATGCCTTGCGCCACAGCGGTTATACGGTGGACTGGCTGCAACAGGGGTTGCCCGCCCTGACGGCCCTCAAGAGCGACGAGTTTGCCGCCCTCATTCTGGACCTCAACCTGCCCGATATCGACGGCCTCAGCCTGCTGCGCAAGCTGCGCCGCGAAGGGCACCAGCTGCCGGTGCTGATCCTCACCGCCCGCGATGCCCTCGACGATCGGGTCATCGGCCTTGATGCCGGCTCCGACGACTACATGGTCAAACCCTTCGCCCTGCAGGAGCTCAACGCTCGCCTGCGCGCGCTGGTGCGCCGCAGCAAGGGGCAGGTACAGGCCGTGCTGGAGTATGGGGAGATCCTCATCTACCCCGAGGCGCAGCAGGTCACCTATCGGGGTGAACCGGTCAAGCTCACCCCACACGAATACAAGTTGCTGCAAGAGCTCATCAGCCAGAGCGGCCGGGTGCTGAGCAAGGAGCAGCTGCAACAGAGCCTCTACGGCTGGGACGAGGGGGCTGAGAGCAATGCGGTGGAGGTACACATCCACCACCTGCGCAAGAAGTTCTACAGCGACCTTATCCGCAATATTCGCGGCGTCGGTTACATCATTCCCCAGCTTGATCAGGCCAGCCGGAGTGTCACCCGATGA
- a CDS encoding ATP-dependent zinc protease, whose product MGKRLLSAAILWGLCGSALAATATSYGWVEKGLIMPIGVAVKMKLDTGALTSSLDARSLVHFKRDGKPWVRFMLDVTDADSGERVKQQFERPVEQSVTIRGAGGIEQRPTVTMSICLGDRVYEEWFTLRDRSDMIYPVLLGRRLLADLGPVDAGRTFTVQPNCH is encoded by the coding sequence ATGGGCAAAAGATTGTTGAGTGCCGCCATCCTGTGGGGGCTCTGTGGCAGCGCACTTGCGGCAACAGCGACCAGCTATGGCTGGGTTGAGAAGGGACTCATCATGCCGATCGGTGTGGCGGTGAAGATGAAGCTCGATACCGGTGCGCTCACCTCCTCTCTTGATGCGCGCTCCCTCGTCCACTTCAAACGGGATGGCAAACCCTGGGTGCGCTTCATGCTGGATGTGACCGATGCCGACAGCGGTGAGCGGGTCAAACAGCAGTTCGAGCGTCCGGTGGAGCAGAGCGTGACCATTCGCGGCGCCGGGGGCATCGAGCAGCGGCCAACCGTCACCATGTCCATCTGTCTGGGGGACAGGGTGTACGAGGAGTGGTTCACCCTGCGGGATCGCAGCGACATGATCTATCCGGTGCTGCTTGGCCGCCGCCTGCTGGCGGATCTCGGCCCGGTGGATGCCGGCCGAACCTTTACCGTGCAGCCAAATTGTCATTGA
- a CDS encoding GMP reductase codes for MRIEEDLKLGFKDVLFRPKRSTLKSRSQVSLTRQFTFKHTQTQWQGVPVIAANMDTVGSFAMARTLAGFEMMTAVHKHYSLEQWQAFVNETDPALLGHVMVSTGTSAEDFAKTRQILAMSEALRFICVDVANGYSEHFVEFVRKIREACPNHVILAGNVVTGEMVEELILSGADIVKVGIGPGSVCTTRVKTGVGYPQLSAIIECADAAHGLGGQIVGDGGCTCPGDVAKAFGGGADFVMLGGMLAAHEECGGEIVDVDGEPFMKFYGMSSSSAMDKHAGGVAEYRASEGKTVLLPYRGPVENAVRDILGGVRSTCTYVGASQLKELTKRTTFIRVREQENNVYGKE; via the coding sequence ATGCGTATCGAAGAAGACTTGAAGCTCGGTTTCAAGGATGTCCTGTTCCGCCCCAAGCGCTCTACTCTCAAGAGCCGTTCCCAAGTAAGCCTGACCCGTCAGTTCACCTTCAAACACACTCAGACCCAATGGCAAGGCGTACCCGTTATCGCCGCCAACATGGATACCGTCGGCAGCTTTGCCATGGCGCGCACGCTGGCCGGTTTCGAGATGATGACCGCGGTACACAAGCACTACAGCCTTGAGCAGTGGCAAGCTTTCGTCAACGAGACCGACCCGGCGCTGCTGGGCCATGTGATGGTCTCCACCGGCACCTCGGCTGAAGATTTCGCCAAGACCCGCCAAATCCTCGCCATGTCCGAAGCGCTGCGCTTCATCTGTGTCGACGTGGCCAACGGCTACTCCGAACACTTCGTCGAGTTCGTGCGCAAAATTCGTGAAGCCTGCCCCAACCACGTCATTCTGGCGGGCAACGTGGTCACCGGCGAGATGGTCGAAGAGCTGATCCTCTCCGGCGCCGACATCGTCAAGGTCGGCATCGGCCCGGGCTCGGTCTGTACCACTCGCGTCAAGACCGGCGTCGGTTATCCGCAGCTCTCTGCCATCATCGAGTGTGCCGATGCGGCCCACGGCCTCGGCGGCCAGATCGTCGGTGACGGCGGCTGTACCTGCCCGGGCGACGTCGCCAAAGCCTTCGGCGGCGGTGCCGACTTCGTGATGCTGGGCGGCATGCTGGCAGCCCACGAAGAGTGCGGTGGCGAGATCGTCGATGTAGACGGTGAGCCCTTCATGAAGTTCTACGGCATGAGCTCCTCCAGCGCCATGGACAAGCACGCTGGTGGCGTCGCCGAATACCGCGCCTCCGAGGGTAAAACCGTGCTGCTGCCATACCGCGGCCCGGTCGAGAATGCCGTGCGCGACATTCTGGGCGGCGTGCGCTCCACCTGTACCTACGTCGGCGCCAGCCAGCTGAAAGAGCTGACAAAACGGACTACCTTCATCCGGGTTCGCGAGCAAGAGAACAACGTCTATGGCAAGGAGTAA